A single region of the Metarhizium brunneum chromosome 6, complete sequence genome encodes:
- the tnr3 gene encoding Thiamine pyrophosphokinase, whose product MASMAVKTVTSLVYKTLTSTPSSTLGSSPSSTSNTLASETMEFAQVVQNCNKFRFNEEQDSLFRFFVLDHDKPVGYILPSFITEMNWNIRGFEIDLDKKTVLLNMDLGPGESIANACDKALVDFCAKNIDKIDRLDLWLQQHHRNDDSPEYHPILGLPPQISWLKVPSPVRGVFGIVTAGAHMTMYTFKSGNSIPHIWVAKRSPHVTYARKYDQLAAGAMAPSDRNIPIKTMAREAMEEAGLLVGMETRQVTTKQGERLGNLDAGRLISFYDKKNKIAGSESGQLEPGVRYTFELRVPQWFEPKPCEPDAIEGFQLLSVDEVKRSLKAGDWKPNSALVMLSFLEERGLLGNGERLSLDVLNSILEYQTV is encoded by the coding sequence CCATCAAGCACATCAAATACCCTCGCCTCGGAAACAATGGAATTCGCCCAGGTAGTGCAGAACTGCAACAAGTTTCGTTTCAACGAAGAGCAGGACTCGTTATTCCGGTTCTTCGTTTTAGACCATGACAAGCCTGTGGGATATATTCTTCCAAGCTTCATCACGGAGATGAACTGGAATATCCGCGGATTCGAAATCGACCTAGACAAGAAAACCGTGCTCCTGAACATGGACCTTGGTCCCGGCGAGTCGATCGCAAACGCTTGCGACAAAGCACTCGTGGATTTCTGTGCGAAAAACATCGACAAGATCGACCGGCTCGACCTCTGGCTTCAACAGCACCACAGAAACGACGACTCCCCAGAATATCACCCTATCCTCGGGCTTCCACCCCAAATTTCCTGGCTAAAGGTCCCGTCGCCAGTCCGTGGAGTATTCGGAATCGTCACTGCGGGAGCCCATATGACCATGTACACCTTCAAGAGCGGCAACAGCATTCCGCACATCTGGGTCGCCAAGAGGTCGCCACACGTTACTTATGCCAGAAAATACGACCAGCTTGCTGCCGGTGCCATGGCACCCAGCGACAGAAATATCCCGATTAAAACAATGGCCAGGGAGGCTATGGAAGAAGCTGGCTTATTGGTCGGCATGGAAACCCGCCAAGTTACGACAAAGCAAGGCGAGCGCTTGGGGAATCTTGATGCCGGTCGTCTGATTTCGTTTTACgacaagaaaaataaaatcgCCGGCTCCGAAAGTGGTCAGCTGGAACCGGGGGTCCGCTACACCTTCGAACTTCGTGTGCCTCAGTGGTTTGAGCCAAAGCCCTGCGAGCCCGATGCCATTGAAGGCTTCCAGCTTCTTTCGGTTGACGAGGTGAAAAGGTCTTTGAAGGCAGGAGACTGGAAGCCTAATTCTGCACTCGTGATGCTCAGCTTTCTCGAGGAAAGGGGTCTCCTTGGTAATGGAGAAAGGTTAAGTCTGGATGTTTTAAACTCCATCTTGGAGTATCAAACTGTCTAA